One region of Moraxella sp. ZY210820 genomic DNA includes:
- the dapC gene encoding succinyldiaminopimelate transaminase, with the protein MNTQLNLLQPYPFEKLNQLFADIQTPDLSLISLSIGEPKHPAPEFIKQAISENFHHLSTYPSSKGLPELRQSIANWLTNRFHLQKIDAETQILPVSGTREALFSFVQTVIEREKQPYVVMPNPFYQIYEGATLLAGAKPYFYNCTAENGYLGDVEQIPNEVWQQTQLLFLCTPNNPTGAVLNKQQLQKIIRLSDEYGFTIVSDECYSELWFDTPPTGLLEACTDMGRHDYKNCVVFHSLSKRSNVPGMRSGFVAGDASLLKPYLLYRTYHGAAMPVQHQLASILAWNDEQHVEQNRVQYRAKFELFQQELGHLLPLQKPDAGFYYWLSVDDDEKFARMLMEKAHIKVLAGRYLSRDTAQGNPGQNHVRMALVADLAECEQVVERLKKIL; encoded by the coding sequence ATGAATACACAACTGAATTTATTACAACCTTATCCATTTGAAAAGTTAAACCAACTTTTTGCAGATATTCAAACACCTGATTTATCATTAATTTCCCTTTCTATTGGCGAGCCAAAACACCCTGCCCCAGAATTTATCAAGCAAGCGATTAGTGAAAATTTTCATCATCTTTCAACATATCCTAGCAGTAAGGGCTTACCTGAATTACGTCAAAGTATTGCGAACTGGCTAACCAATCGCTTTCATTTACAAAAAATTGATGCTGAAACGCAAATTTTGCCTGTATCAGGTACGCGTGAAGCCTTGTTTTCATTTGTACAAACCGTCATTGAACGTGAAAAACAGCCTTATGTGGTAATGCCAAACCCATTCTATCAAATCTATGAAGGGGCGACTTTACTCGCAGGTGCAAAACCTTATTTTTATAATTGCACGGCGGAAAATGGTTATTTAGGCGATGTTGAACAAATTCCAAATGAAGTATGGCAACAAACGCAACTCTTATTTTTATGTACACCAAATAATCCAACAGGTGCTGTTTTAAATAAACAACAACTGCAAAAAATTATTCGCTTGTCTGATGAATATGGATTTACCATTGTATCTGATGAATGTTATTCAGAATTATGGTTTGATACGCCACCAACAGGTTTATTAGAAGCGTGTACGGATATGGGACGACATGATTATAAAAACTGTGTGGTATTCCATTCACTGTCAAAACGTTCAAATGTTCCTGGTATGCGTTCTGGTTTTGTCGCAGGTGATGCAAGTTTACTCAAGCCTTATTTGCTGTATCGTACTTATCATGGAGCAGCTATGCCTGTACAACATCAGCTTGCATCTATTTTAGCGTGGAATGATGAACAACACGTTGAGCAAAACCGTGTACAATACCGTGCAAAATTTGAACTTTTCCAACAAGAATTGGGACATTTATTACCACTACAAAAACCTGATGCAGGCTTTTATTATTGGCTTTCAGTTGATGATGATGAAAAATTTGCCCGTATGTTGATGGAAAAAGCTCATATTAAAGTGTTAGCAGGTCGTTATTTATCACGTGATACTGCACAAGGTAATCCCGGGCAAAACCATGTGCGTATGGCTTTAGTCGCAGATTTAGCTGAATGTGAACAAGTCGTTGAACGTTTGAAAAAGATTTTATAA
- the glnD gene encoding [protein-PII] uridylyltransferase, giving the protein MPQYPSLNQYLTQHTHDEFKTIQDWFNNIDEILHQAFENNKLSIRQLVHKRTQAIDQILAFLWKKAQLNQKNLALFAVGGYGRQEILPYADIDIMLFSEENLDNSQQQKIEQFITTIWNIKTIRPALSVRTLNEAIQDAQQDITISTALTEARLICGETRLARYPHQIVAQTWTDEKFYHAKLAEQKQRHTQYDDTSSRVEPDIKNSAGGLRDIHTVGWVVKRHFRVKRIVDLVQLGFLSEQELKTLAQAENFLWKIRYYLHRINKRDDNRLLFDFQYDIANKFGFYIQHQQTKNEVIELFMKQYYCIVQQVVTLNEMILSYFYEAIIMPLSTTYQRQVIHINQYFKLVDGQLAIQHHRIFTQAPHTILELFVLWAKRPDVQGIRARTLRLLRFATKHINEHFRQNPYHQQLFLQIFKANPEQLYPILVTMQRYGVLGHYIPAFGKIEGLMQYDLFHIYTVDAHTLLLIRNLARFSTTHFAEQFPVISHVYQQLPRYDVLFIASLFHDIAKGRDGDHCILGAEDVLAFCQLHQMNEADAQFIAWLIRHHLLMSLTAQKQDISDPDIVQQFAKQMPSIRHLDYLYCLTVADINATNPKLWNSWRASLLRQLYLQSKELLMAGIEQPIDYQQIVNETKQQAYQQLSKNYPQQHIEQLWQNLGDDYFVKENTDDIVWHTQAILQHEQPEQPLILFRPHHSDAVQIFIYSPDQDHLFSKTVTVLDNMNLNVLNAKIITSKHGFSLDSYVVLDNSGTLVNDKMRELEVKQAIRDVLMQPHFNLKAKKRRVPRQLRHFNIQTQVKIDLDENLGQSVIDIITLDQPGLLAKIGAIFVQESLEIHSARIATLGERAEDMFFITQHGQPLTQPYADNFAQRLTKMLDDFAQKLQINE; this is encoded by the coding sequence ATGCCACAATACCCTAGCCTAAACCAATATTTAACCCAACATACACACGATGAATTTAAAACCATTCAAGATTGGTTTAATAATATTGATGAGATATTACACCAAGCATTTGAAAATAATAAACTTTCTATTCGCCAATTGGTACATAAACGTACTCAAGCTATCGACCAAATTTTAGCCTTTTTATGGAAAAAAGCTCAATTAAATCAAAAAAATCTCGCATTATTTGCTGTAGGTGGTTATGGTCGGCAGGAAATTTTACCTTATGCTGATATTGATATTATGCTATTCAGTGAAGAAAATCTGGATAATTCACAACAGCAAAAAATTGAGCAATTTATCACAACTATATGGAATATCAAAACGATTCGCCCTGCCCTAAGTGTGCGTACTTTAAATGAAGCTATACAAGATGCACAACAAGATATTACCATCTCTACCGCACTCACCGAAGCCCGACTAATTTGTGGTGAAACACGTTTAGCTCGTTATCCACATCAAATTGTAGCTCAGACATGGACAGATGAAAAATTTTATCATGCAAAATTAGCCGAACAAAAACAACGACATACTCAATATGATGATACCAGTAGCCGTGTTGAACCTGATATTAAAAATTCAGCAGGGGGCTTGCGAGATATTCATACTGTCGGCTGGGTGGTCAAACGTCATTTCCGTGTAAAACGTATTGTTGATTTAGTACAGCTCGGCTTTTTATCTGAACAGGAGCTGAAAACCTTAGCTCAAGCAGAAAATTTTTTATGGAAAATCCGCTACTATCTACATCGTATTAACAAACGTGATGACAATCGCTTACTATTTGATTTTCAATATGATATTGCGAATAAATTTGGCTTTTATATACAACATCAACAAACTAAAAATGAAGTGATTGAGTTGTTTATGAAGCAATATTATTGCATAGTACAACAAGTGGTTACTTTAAATGAAATGATTTTAAGCTATTTTTATGAAGCAATTATCATGCCACTCTCTACCACTTATCAACGGCAAGTGATTCATATTAATCAATATTTTAAACTAGTTGATGGACAATTAGCCATACAACATCATCGTATTTTTACGCAAGCACCCCATACTATTTTAGAATTATTTGTACTTTGGGCAAAACGTCCCGATGTACAAGGTATTCGTGCTAGAACTTTACGTTTATTACGTTTTGCTACCAAGCATATTAATGAGCATTTTCGCCAAAATCCCTACCATCAACAACTATTTTTACAAATTTTCAAGGCAAATCCTGAACAACTTTACCCTATTTTAGTAACTATGCAACGCTATGGCGTGTTAGGACATTACATTCCCGCTTTTGGTAAAATCGAAGGCTTAATGCAATATGATTTATTTCATATTTATACAGTGGATGCTCATACTTTGTTATTAATCCGTAACTTAGCACGCTTTAGTACCACACATTTTGCTGAACAATTCCCTGTCATCAGTCATGTTTATCAACAATTACCACGTTATGATGTGTTGTTTATTGCGAGTTTATTCCATGATATTGCTAAAGGACGAGATGGCGATCATTGTATTTTAGGGGCTGAAGATGTCCTTGCATTTTGCCAGCTACATCAGATGAATGAAGCTGATGCTCAATTTATTGCATGGTTGATTCGTCATCATTTATTGATGTCATTAACCGCACAAAAACAGGATATTTCCGACCCTGACATTGTACAACAATTCGCCAAACAAATGCCATCTATTCGCCATTTAGATTATTTGTACTGTTTAACTGTTGCCGATATTAATGCGACTAATCCTAAATTATGGAATAGTTGGCGTGCGTCATTATTACGTCAATTATATTTGCAAAGTAAAGAATTATTGATGGCAGGTATTGAACAACCAATTGATTATCAACAAATTGTAAATGAAACCAAACAACAAGCTTATCAACAATTAAGTAAAAATTATCCACAACAGCACATTGAGCAATTATGGCAAAATTTAGGCGATGATTATTTTGTCAAAGAAAATACCGATGATATTGTATGGCATACTCAAGCCATTTTACAGCATGAACAACCTGAACAGCCATTAATTTTATTCCGTCCTCACCATTCCGATGCTGTACAAATTTTCATCTATAGCCCAGACCAAGACCATTTATTTAGCAAAACGGTAACGGTATTGGATAATATGAATTTGAATGTACTCAATGCAAAAATTATTACATCAAAACATGGGTTTAGTTTAGATAGTTATGTCGTGCTAGATAATTCTGGGACATTGGTCAATGATAAAATGCGTGAATTAGAAGTTAAACAAGCCATTCGTGATGTATTAATGCAACCGCATTTTAATTTAAAAGCTAAAAAACGCCGTGTGCCACGTCAATTACGCCATTTTAATATACAAACCCAAGTGAAAATTGATTTAGATGAAAATCTCGGGCAAAGCGTGATTGATATTATTACACTTGACCAACCCGGATTATTGGCTAAAATTGGTGCGATTTTTGTGCAAGAAAGTTTAGAAATTCATTCGGCACGCATTGCTACTTTAGGCGAACGTGCGGAAGATATGTTTTTTATTACTCAACACGGACAACCTTTAACTCAACCCTATGCTGATAATTTTGCTCAACGTCTAACAAAAATGCTTGATGATTTTGCACAAAAGTTACAAATAAATGAATAA
- the purT gene encoding formate-dependent phosphoribosylglycinamide formyltransferase yields MSVVLGTPLQSSALKVLMLGSGELGKEVVISLQRLGVEVHAADRYANAPAMQVAHFSHVLAMSDAQALKDLIEQVKPHLIVPEIEAIATEVLLDIEQQNIATVIPSAKAVNLTMNREGIRRLAAEELGLPTSAYRFADSLASFRQACDDIGYPNFVKPVMSSSGKGQSRVKSFDEVDTAWNYAMQGGRVNQGKVIVESQIDFDFEITLLTVRSKNAQTGEIETSFCDPIGHRQENGDYVESWQPQPMTETALQEAKRIAHKVTEALGGCGIFGVELFIKGDQVWFSEVSPRPHDTGLVTLASQFQSEFELHARAILGLPVNTARHSIAASAVIYAGQDADNLSYHNLAEALNNPQTDLRLFGKPEGFVRRRMGVATARAESIEQAREWATQTAQSVKVVK; encoded by the coding sequence ATGAGTGTAGTATTAGGTACACCATTACAATCATCAGCACTTAAAGTATTAATGCTTGGCTCTGGGGAATTAGGTAAAGAAGTTGTTATTTCTTTACAACGTTTAGGCGTGGAAGTTCATGCAGCTGACCGTTATGCCAATGCACCTGCAATGCAAGTGGCACACTTTAGCCATGTATTAGCGATGAGCGATGCTCAAGCATTAAAAGATTTAATTGAACAAGTCAAACCACATTTAATCGTGCCTGAAATTGAAGCCATTGCGACAGAAGTTCTGCTTGATATTGAGCAACAAAACATTGCAACTGTAATTCCATCAGCCAAAGCAGTGAATTTAACCATGAACCGTGAAGGGATTCGCCGTTTAGCTGCGGAAGAATTAGGTTTACCTACATCAGCTTATCGTTTTGCAGATAGTTTAGCAAGTTTCCGTCAAGCGTGTGATGATATTGGCTATCCTAATTTTGTAAAACCTGTAATGTCATCATCAGGCAAAGGTCAATCTCGTGTTAAATCATTTGATGAAGTGGATACCGCTTGGAACTATGCAATGCAAGGTGGGCGTGTCAATCAAGGCAAAGTCATTGTAGAATCACAAATCGATTTTGATTTTGAAATTACCCTACTGACCGTGCGTAGCAAAAATGCACAAACAGGCGAAATTGAAACATCTTTCTGCGACCCAATTGGACATCGTCAAGAAAATGGCGATTATGTCGAAAGTTGGCAACCACAACCAATGACCGAAACTGCTCTACAAGAAGCAAAACGTATTGCACATAAAGTGACAGAGGCTTTAGGTGGTTGTGGTATTTTTGGTGTGGAATTATTTATCAAGGGCGACCAAGTATGGTTTAGCGAAGTATCACCACGCCCACATGATACAGGTTTAGTAACCTTAGCTAGCCAATTTCAAAGTGAATTTGAGTTACATGCACGTGCAATTTTAGGCTTACCTGTAAATACGGCTCGTCATAGTATTGCAGCGAGTGCGGTCATTTATGCAGGTCAAGATGCAGATAATTTAAGCTATCACAACTTAGCCGAAGCACTGAACAATCCACAAACTGATTTACGTTTATTTGGTAAGCCTGAAGGTTTTGTACGTCGCCGTATGGGGGTCGCAACAGCTCGTGCAGAAAGCATTGAACAAGCACGAGAGTGGGCAACGCAAACTGCTCAAAGTGTTAAAGTAGTGAAATAA
- a CDS encoding OsmC family protein, with protein sequence MKSRVTWLENVAFQAETESGHQLTMDGSPAYGGENRGARPMELILTGLGGCASFDVVTILKKARQDVHHVECLLEAERAETIPAVFTKIHLHFIIKGKGIKEKQVEKALELSASTYCSASRMLTQGGVEITHDYEIIEIE encoded by the coding sequence ATGAAATCTCGTGTAACTTGGCTTGAAAATGTAGCATTTCAAGCGGAAACTGAAAGCGGTCATCAACTTACTATGGACGGTTCACCTGCTTATGGTGGTGAAAATCGTGGTGCTCGCCCAATGGAACTGATTTTAACAGGTTTAGGCGGTTGTGCTTCATTTGATGTTGTAACTATTTTAAAGAAAGCCCGCCAAGATGTACATCATGTAGAATGCTTACTGGAAGCAGAACGTGCAGAAACAATACCCGCAGTCTTTACGAAAATTCATTTACATTTTATTATCAAAGGTAAAGGGATTAAAGAAAAACAAGTAGAAAAAGCACTTGAATTATCTGCTTCAACCTATTGTTCAGCAAGCCGTATGCTCACTCAAGGTGGTGTAGAAATTACTCATGACTATGAAATTATTGAAATTGAATAA
- the crp gene encoding cAMP-activated global transcriptional regulator CRP has product MNFPSDTASLLGSSILPNQLPESIKTLLKRAYISRYAKRSTVVAEGAESKSLYLILKGSVSVIVREDDEREIVVAYLNPGDFFGEMGLFNKNAQRSAEVRTRTVCEIAEISYENFHALSAIYPDLSYAVFAQLVRRLHQTTRKVTDLAFIDVSGRIARTLIELSRQPETMILPNGRQIRITRQELGRIVGCSREMVGRVLKNLEEQGMIETDGKAILIFDSSL; this is encoded by the coding sequence ATGAATTTTCCATCTGATACGGCTTCATTATTGGGTAGTTCCATTCTTCCTAATCAACTTCCTGAGTCAATTAAGACGTTACTAAAGCGTGCCTATATTAGTCGCTATGCAAAACGTAGCACAGTGGTAGCTGAGGGTGCTGAATCAAAATCACTATATTTGATTTTGAAAGGTTCAGTATCTGTCATTGTTAGAGAAGATGATGAACGTGAAATTGTAGTGGCATATTTAAATCCAGGGGATTTCTTTGGGGAAATGGGTTTATTTAATAAAAATGCTCAACGTAGTGCTGAAGTGCGTACACGCACTGTATGTGAAATTGCCGAAATTAGTTATGAAAATTTTCATGCTTTAAGTGCTATTTATCCTGATTTAAGTTATGCTGTATTTGCTCAGCTAGTACGCCGTTTACATCAAACTACACGTAAAGTAACAGACTTAGCTTTTATTGACGTATCTGGACGTATTGCTCGTACACTCATTGAACTATCACGACAACCTGAAACCATGATTCTGCCAAATGGTCGTCAAATTCGTATTACACGTCAAGAATTAGGGCGAATTGTTGGTTGCTCTCGTGAAATGGTTGGACGTGTTTTGAAAAATCTTGAAGAACAGGGAATGATTGAAACAGATGGTAAAGCAATTTTAATTTTTGATAGTTCATTATAA
- the cysS gene encoding cysteine--tRNA ligase, with the protein MNAQPFYLYNSELRQKQPFQPRKDGHIDMYVCGMTVYDYCHIGHARVMVAFDYIIRFLRSQGWAVKYVRNITDIDDKIINRANENNETIYDLTERFIKAMNEDADALGCLAPDESPRATDYIPQMQAMINALIEKGIAYPADNGDVYYAVEKFAKYGRLSGRKLDDMQAGASERVDVEVDKKHPFDFVLWKRAKDGEPAWQSAWGNGRPGWHIECSAMSTCCLGNHFDIHGGGGDLIFPHHENEIAQSEGATGEQYVNYWMHVGFVNVDGEKMSKSLGNFFTIRDVMAKFHPEVIRYFILASHYRSPINFSDSALKEAKNALTRFYQTAKAVQQSSEVQVELVKISANDIQQSCYYSEFVEAMADDFNTPNALSVLFELSREINRNLKAELWKDVATHYAVLKALFDILAIVQHDVDDFFQMKYEKLLQEHRQVYTISYTVNNTLSDAEIETQIQARADAKKNKDFALADNIRQQLLEQGIILEDSRQGTTWRRAD; encoded by the coding sequence ATGAACGCTCAACCTTTTTATCTCTACAATTCAGAACTTCGCCAAAAACAACCATTTCAACCACGCAAAGATGGACATATCGATATGTATGTTTGTGGTATGACAGTTTATGATTATTGTCATATTGGACACGCACGTGTGATGGTCGCATTTGACTATATCATTCGTTTTTTGCGTAGTCAGGGGTGGGCGGTAAAATATGTGCGTAATATCACCGATATTGACGATAAAATCATCAATCGTGCCAATGAAAATAATGAAACGATTTACGATTTGACCGAGCGTTTTATCAAGGCAATGAATGAAGATGCTGATGCTTTAGGCTGTCTTGCTCCTGATGAAAGTCCACGAGCAACAGATTACATTCCACAAATGCAAGCAATGATTAACGCTTTGATTGAGAAAGGTATTGCTTATCCTGCCGATAATGGTGATGTGTATTATGCAGTGGAAAAATTCGCTAAATATGGACGGTTATCTGGTCGTAAATTAGACGATATGCAGGCAGGTGCGAGTGAGCGTGTAGATGTCGAAGTGGATAAAAAACATCCATTCGATTTTGTATTATGGAAACGTGCCAAAGATGGTGAACCTGCATGGCAATCCGCTTGGGGTAACGGTCGCCCAGGTTGGCATATTGAATGTTCAGCAATGAGTACTTGTTGCTTGGGTAATCATTTTGATATTCATGGTGGTGGTGGTGATTTAATATTCCCACATCATGAAAATGAAATTGCTCAATCGGAAGGAGCAACAGGCGAACAATATGTAAACTATTGGATGCACGTTGGTTTTGTCAATGTTGATGGCGAAAAAATGTCTAAATCTTTGGGCAATTTCTTTACCATTCGTGATGTGATGGCGAAATTTCACCCAGAAGTAATTCGTTATTTTATTTTAGCAAGCCATTATCGTAGCCCAATCAATTTTTCTGATAGTGCTTTAAAAGAAGCGAAAAATGCCTTAACTCGTTTTTATCAAACAGCGAAAGCTGTGCAACAATCGAGTGAAGTGCAAGTAGAATTGGTAAAAATTTCAGCAAATGACATTCAACAATCGTGCTATTATAGTGAGTTTGTCGAAGCAATGGCAGATGATTTTAATACACCTAATGCCTTAAGTGTATTATTTGAATTAAGTCGTGAAATTAACCGTAATTTAAAAGCAGAATTATGGAAAGATGTAGCGACACATTATGCGGTATTAAAAGCCTTATTTGATATTTTAGCGATAGTGCAACATGATGTTGATGATTTCTTTCAAATGAAATATGAAAAACTACTACAAGAGCATCGTCAAGTCTATACCATTAGCTACACTGTTAATAATACTTTATCTGATGCGGAGATTGAAACTCAAATTCAAGCTCGTGCCGATGCGAAAAAAAACAAAGATTTTGCCCTAGCGGATAATATCCGTCAGCAATTATTAGAGCAAGGTATTATTTTAGAAGATAGTCGCCAAGGTACAACATGGCGACGTGCGGATTAA
- a CDS encoding histone deacetylase encodes MVKTCYSPRYFASTPTNSMEKLSAVAEVLVAENLADLVEPDLIDTDILRQLHNPDYVDAFLVGKKPLALMQGFRKWNEQLRDAVLTIQQGQILAAEIAFKEGVAANIAQGFHHAVYDFGNAFCTFNGLALIAMLYPDKKIFVLDCDQHGGNGTAEYTQRYENLYNYSICGLPFGCMQLERSTLHHIHPRTGNFEDYMNCVADGLKKAQEWGADLIIYQAGADCHQKDPFGSLWMTTEMMYERDLTVFREVKQLGIPLLFVLAGGYQALETLIPLHVNTFKAVNMVYFPN; translated from the coding sequence ATGGTAAAAACTTGTTATTCTCCACGTTATTTTGCATCCACACCAACGAATAGCATGGAAAAACTCTCTGCTGTAGCGGAGGTATTGGTTGCAGAGAATTTAGCTGATTTAGTTGAACCAGATTTAATTGATACGGATATTTTACGTCAATTACATAATCCAGATTATGTTGATGCATTTTTGGTAGGTAAAAAACCTTTGGCGTTAATGCAAGGCTTTCGTAAATGGAATGAACAATTAAGAGATGCGGTACTTACCATTCAACAAGGGCAAATTTTAGCAGCAGAGATAGCGTTTAAGGAAGGTGTAGCAGCAAATATTGCGCAAGGTTTTCATCATGCAGTATATGATTTTGGTAATGCCTTTTGTACTTTTAATGGATTGGCGTTAATTGCTATGTTATATCCAGATAAGAAAATTTTTGTTTTAGATTGCGACCAACATGGAGGGAATGGAACGGCTGAATATACGCAACGTTATGAAAATTTATATAATTATAGTATATGTGGTTTACCTTTTGGTTGTATGCAATTAGAACGAAGCACACTTCATCACATTCATCCACGTACAGGGAATTTTGAAGATTATATGAACTGTGTAGCAGATGGATTAAAAAAAGCACAAGAATGGGGAGCGGATTTAATTATTTATCAAGCAGGAGCTGATTGTCATCAAAAAGACCCATTTGGTTCATTATGGATGACAACTGAAATGATGTATGAGCGTGATTTAACTGTATTTCGTGAAGTAAAACAATTAGGCATTCCTTTATTGTTCGTCTTAGCAGGAGGGTATCAGGCTTTGGAAACTCTAATTCCATTACATGTGAATACATTTAAAGCAGTGAATATGGTTTATTTTCCTAACTAA
- the argF gene encoding ornithine carbamoyltransferase, translated as MALRHFLTLSDLSKAELQQILQRASELKRMQRAGEVYQPFVGKVLGMIFEKSSTRTRISFEAGMCQFGGDAIFLSPRDTQLGRGEPIEDSARVISSMLDIVMIRTFGHDIVERFAQYSTVPVINGLTDDHHPCQLLADMQTYIEHRGDITGKTVVWVGDGNNMCNSYIEMSQMLDFKLNIASPQGYEPKAQFLANTKNVQIFHDPQQAVQGADLIVTDVWASMGQEEEQKLREQAFANFQVNEQLMALANPDCLFMHCLPAHRGEEISENMLDHAGSVVWDEAENRLHAQKALMEFLLLEMQK; from the coding sequence ATGGCTTTAAGACATTTTTTAACCTTAAGTGATTTATCTAAAGCAGAATTGCAACAAATTTTACAGCGTGCAAGTGAACTTAAGCGTATGCAACGTGCAGGTGAAGTGTATCAACCCTTTGTAGGCAAAGTGCTTGGTATGATTTTTGAGAAATCAAGTACGCGTACGCGTATTTCATTTGAAGCAGGTATGTGTCAATTTGGTGGCGATGCAATTTTTTTATCTCCTCGTGATACACAGTTAGGACGTGGAGAACCTATTGAAGATTCTGCACGTGTCATTTCAAGTATGTTGGATATAGTCATGATTCGTACTTTTGGACATGATATTGTGGAGCGTTTTGCTCAATATTCAACTGTTCCAGTCATCAATGGTTTAACTGATGACCATCACCCATGTCAATTATTAGCGGATATGCAAACTTATATTGAACATCGTGGTGATATTACAGGGAAAACAGTGGTTTGGGTTGGTGATGGTAATAATATGTGTAATTCATATATCGAAATGAGTCAAATGCTTGATTTCAAACTCAATATCGCTTCCCCACAAGGCTATGAACCAAAAGCTCAGTTTTTAGCTAACACTAAAAATGTGCAAATTTTCCATGACCCACAACAAGCCGTTCAAGGTGCAGATTTAATCGTTACTGATGTTTGGGCAAGTATGGGACAAGAAGAAGAGCAAAAATTGCGTGAACAAGCCTTTGCTAATTTCCAAGTGAATGAACAACTCATGGCTTTAGCTAATCCAGATTGTTTATTTATGCACTGTTTACCAGCTCATCGTGGTGAAGAAATTTCAGAAAATATGCTAGACCATGCAGGCTCTGTAGTATGGGATGAAGCTGAAAATCGTTTACATGCTCAAAAAGCATTGATGGAGTTTTTATTATTAGAAATGCAAAAATAA
- a CDS encoding TetR/AcrR family transcriptional regulator: MNVKNTTTKDKVIDKTKPFTRRGTERRLNLLKTAYQLFLQHGYDKVSLDEIIQIAGGSKTSIYQYFDDKKGLFHAVCDYHFSQKSQNFILEYQEDDTLKSYLHKTLSKFYHTIQQERDRQFFHLILQQSQSDPSLMHDLNQRWCNEVQGNVKNILTQAHQQQKILCPNPTYSATMFWGIVHDIHWKSLMNLPLDPEQVEAYLAYSLEHFLIAHQYQP, encoded by the coding sequence ATGAATGTAAAAAACACTACCACAAAAGATAAAGTTATTGATAAAACAAAACCATTCACACGACGTGGTACAGAACGCCGTTTAAATTTACTGAAAACGGCTTATCAGTTATTTTTACAACATGGTTATGATAAAGTATCTTTAGATGAAATTATCCAAATTGCAGGTGGCTCTAAAACATCAATTTATCAATATTTTGATGATAAAAAAGGTTTATTCCATGCAGTTTGTGATTATCATTTTTCACAAAAATCACAAAACTTTATTCTTGAATATCAAGAAGATGATACCTTAAAATCATATTTGCATAAAACCTTATCGAAATTTTATCATACAATTCAACAAGAACGAGATAGACAATTTTTCCATCTTATTTTGCAACAAAGTCAATCTGACCCAAGTTTAATGCACGATTTAAACCAACGTTGGTGTAATGAAGTACAAGGCAATGTCAAAAATATTCTGACCCAAGCTCATCAGCAACAGAAAATTCTATGCCCTAACCCAACCTATTCAGCAACTATGTTTTGGGGTATTGTGCATGATATACACTGGAAAAGTCTAATGAATCTTCCACTTGACCCAGAACAAGTAGAAGCCTATTTAGCCTATAGTTTAGAACATTTTTTAATCGCTCATCAATATCAACCTTAA